A stretch of DNA from Thermococcus sp.:
AAGGTACTCGCTGCCGAATGCCTTCTCGTGGACAAGAAGCAGAGCCTCAACGGAGAAGAGGCAATCAGCGTGTTGAAGTCATTCATCGGTAAACCCATGGTCGTTGACGTTTATGCCCTTGATGAGCTGGAAATCAAGCTTTCAATAGCGGATAACGTTGATGTGTACGTCCAGACACCGAAAATACCCCTGAACGAGCTGTTCAAAAAGGCCGAGGAAGGCCCACCGAAAAGGGGGGAGGAACAGAAAGAATCAACGACCCACGTGACCGTTACGCAGGAGGTCCCCAAGGCGGTTCCGGTTGTGGAAGAAGCGAAGGCAGAGGAAAAGGCCGAGGTCCCCAC
This window harbors:
- a CDS encoding DUF2226 domain-containing protein yields the protein MSMQLPDKQPLIENVVVTSAGELGELIQEGLSKGSGAFLKIFAKDSAGKYYMTILLDRSKVLAAECLLVDKKQSLNGEEAISVLKSFIGKPMVVDVYALDELEIKLSIADNVDVYVQTPKIPLNELFKKAEEGPPKRGEEQKESTTHVTVTQEVPKAVPVVEEAKAEEKAEVPT